The window TAGAGTTTAGGATTAGAgtttaggattagggataggattaggattaggggtaagaatAAGGATTAAGGATAGGATTAGAGGTTATGGAGTGAGAGACGGCTGTACAGCAGAAAAGTGTGTCCCTGtgcagagggtcacattccactacagacacacagttttcttcattacattaCCTTATATGACCACAGTGGTTATCAATGTATGGGATAATGATCAATGTGATCTGCTTTATAGTAGATGGGTACTTCACATAATGGAGGAAATTATTTATATGACTAATATGGTCCATATGATCAATATGATGTACTTGACTATACCATGAAGAAGGATCCATATCCTGAATACAGGATTGTATATAATATCTATTATTTACACCTCTATATGACCTAtgtcagtgatggcgaacctatgggacGCGTGGCATAGGtggcacgccaagccccctctgtgggcacgcagcCATAGTTTGCCAGGCGGGGTAAACCGGgaaatccctgtgtcccgaaagatcttttcggacaCAAAGATGTCCCTGATTACCTTTCtttggccccgcgttaactttaaaaatgcaggggccgcaggGAGGTAgtgcatgcgtgcgcccataggaacgaaGGAGCGAAGCATctaggaggaggacgcgcgctggccaacATGGTAATTTACCAGCTACACTTCAGCTTCggcgctccgaccaccgctcctccggtcccgagacctactgctatggtctattaaGATTAGGTCATGACCCCTGTCCGGAGGAGCGATGGATGGAGCACTGTGAGgccgtacacagacatacagcctccagccatacactatatatggctgaaggttgtatgtctgtgggggaactatactgcctacctaagttgttttttctatacttaaacctcagtattctgatttaattgctgtgctggcactttgagggaaaaaaaagttggtgtttattacggtttgggcactcgggctcaaaacggtttaccagcactgacctatgTGATGAATATGATCTATTTGGTATGTGATCTATATGATGCAGGGGTGGCGGTTGTACTGTCTtctcagtggcatctggcacaggaggttaCATGTTCCATGCTGCTGGCAGACTTGTTGGCTTAGGGGTGATGATGGATCCTACTGCACTGAATACTCTCTCTGATTCTACCCTTGAGGGTGGATAAAATATTCCTGGTTGTTGTCAGATTTCTTCCAGTGTTATAATGCACACTAAGGTATCGGAACACACAATGGGCTTTTACCAAGTGTTTCCAAAAATGAAATAACCTATAATAGACTGACACAAGAAAGTGTCCacaaaatgctttatttttaacaaaaaggATTAAATACAGCAACAGAGAGCCCTCCCATTTTAAAATGGCCCACCCCTAAAAAACACCAACCCCAAAAACACAAGATAGGGTGCACATATTGGAATATTCCCAGAGACAACTATCAACCAACAGTGTCACATCTCCCTCATAGTGCACGCTATTATGCCATATGATTTACAAACAGTATTAGTTACCGGTTATTGACATGCTGAGGACTCAGAGAGtacaccccaccaccacctcaATACGTGTTCTGAATATTTGTCAAGAAGTGGGGGTGGGTGCAACTGCCCGCCCTGAAGAAGtattccactgctagacatcttatcccctatcccagtagcaggacccccgtgatctcccgcaaCACCATAGgcatgcgcagcctattgcattagggtgtgcaccctaaagcacaaactcactccacgcacgcgtgtgtgtgttcatgtatgtgtatatatatatatatatatatatatatatatatatatatatatatatatatatatatatatatatatatatatatacacacacatatacacacacacacactcctgcttgcatagtgtaggaggattggatccagggacggttttaggcttaacatggccctcggcaaaatcagaagtggggtcccaaaagtcgcaatagtgcactaatcagattagcatatttttggtcacttcaaataccataacaaatatctaaaaagcaaaaaaaaaaaaaaaaaaaatggtaccgataaaaactacaaatcacagcgctaaaaatgaccctcatacatccccatacacagaaaaataaaagtgctatagggatcagaatagtacaattttatatttttgtattcacattaggttggcagcatagttcccccacattaggttggcagtataaatctcccacattaggatggaaatatatttcccccacattaggtgcagtatagttccccctcattaggtgcagtatagttccccctcattaggtgcagtatagttcccccacattaggtgcagtatagttcccccacattaggttagtagtacagttcccccacattaggttagcagtacagttcccccacattaggttagtagtacagttcccccacattaggttagtagtacagttcccccacattaggtgcagtacagttcccccacattaggttagtagtacaattcccccacattaggtgcagtacagttcccccacattaggtgcagtacagttcccccacattagatgcagtacagttcccccacattaggtgcagtatagttagaattgtagggaggaggacaattcTAGAATTTTCCATGagatgggcggagccaaagggttgtcaaaattaggttttgccatgtatgattgtgactgtctattatatgtagcctacatataatagacaatcatacatgatggggatgtagtcctgagctgtgagcctacatataatagacagcaacaatcatacatgatcagggctggtgcaaggacttttggcaccctaggcgaaagctaattttgccgcccccttgaccccacacattggctctgccctttgacatgcccaaccatactactggggtgacacactgtaacaaacctcctctttatgttatcaccttactactggggtgacacactgtaacaaaccccctcctcatgtaatctccatactacaggggtgacacactaacaaacctcctcctcatgtaatctccttactactggggtgacacactgtaacaaacctcctcctcatgtaatctccttactactggggtgacacactgtaacaaacctcctcctcacgtaatctccttactactagggtgacacactgtttagcagacagtgtaacagtattagatagagacagtatcacacattataggattagatacaggggctcagcaaccagtatcagacatagggggattagatacacagctcagcatacAATATCAAACATAAATGCACAGCTCAAATCACAcatggggattagatacaggggctcagcaaacagtatcacacatggggggattagatacagggtctcatcaaacagtatcacacatgggaggattagatacacagctcatcagacagatcacacatgggggaattagatataggggctcaacaaacagtatcacacatgggagggttagatacacagctcatcagacagatcccACAAGggagattagatacacagctcaaacagtatcacttatgggggtttagatacacagtttagcagacagatcacacactgggggattagatacacagctcattagacagatcacacatgggggattagatacacattttagcagacagatcacacatgggggggattagatacacagctcattagatcacacatgggggattcaatacactgctcaaacagtatcacacatggggagtttagatacacagctcattagacagatcacacactgggggattagatacacattttagcagacagatcacacatgaaaggagtCTCACCAGGTCAGTGTCTCTTCCCTGGATCTCACAGTGCTTCTCCAGCAACATGAGGGGTGGGGCGGGgggtgttgtggttttgcagctcctcCAGCAAGACGAGGCTGAGGGGAGGGCGTGTATGTTGTcaagataggtttgctgtgacagggggggatttcggcctggtgatgtcggggatgtccggtggggctcgggtttagtagtgagaaaaaaaaaaaaaaaaaaagtcctgcagcagcgggccgcggtgattagggtgtgcctgtgcacacccggcacaccccgtgcgcaacACCCGACTTTCTAAACAAATGCAGGGTTCCTGGGGCAGTTGTGGTTATGTCATGGTCATGCCGCACCCCttccattcatatatatgggagggggcgtgtctgctaacacgtcccctcccatagacatgaatagagtgggtgtgatgtgatgtcacaagggagcgtgaccatgatgtcacaatcacggcctccatcttcttgatATCTAAGAAAAACTTGCTGCACTATTACTATACACCACTAGAGGGATCCCTGGattaacatgatataatatgatataatGACATAATATGATATGTAAGGAacatggggtggggggatttatcaagttatttggactttctttttgtttacttttgtaGCAAGTTGCCAGGCGCAGTcactttttgtgctttttttgtgtgacaaacCTAATAGCTCAGAAACCAAAGTCTTTTCTAAAAGTCACAAATTTTGAGGGCAAAGTTCTTTGAAAAGTCAAAAACCTAAGTAAGCCTGGACCACACTTTGGTAACTATTGCGCAAATAAAATATCTTTCAGTAactcctttttttttaacaccttgcGCCAAAAAACACTGCTGAAAAATCAGTCTACACAAATAACTTTCCACAACACGAATTGATTAATATcccccattagagatgagcgaacttgcagtaaattcgattcgtcacaaacttctcggctcggcagttgatggcttttcctgcataaattagttcagcattcaggtgctcccgtgggctggaaaaggtggatacagtcctaggagactctttgctaggactgtatccaccttttccagcccaccggagcactgaaaagctgaactaatttatgcaggaaaagtcagcaaccgccgagctgagaagtttgtgacgaatcaaatttactgtaaattcgctcatctctatccccCGTGATATCCATCTTTTACATGGATCATATaatttataaatatttacaaCCATAATAATTAATTAATGTATTAATGATCAATAACTAGTGGATGCATCAATAGTGAACaattaaataatttatttcatAATTAGATTTTATGAGTATTAATGTAATTATGGATTaaattaaaaaactaaacaaaacactaTAAATCCACAGCTCCTGCCCCACAACTCCAACAAGGAGATCACATAATTCAGGATCTGGGAAATGGAAAATCTGTAACTCCACATCCTAATATACaaactcttctatattacatcactttattattatgttttgttaTATCAAGCACAATGCAGATGTATTTATTTGTTCCTGATCCTCTTACAGACTCTTACAATAACAGCACAACAATTTCAGCTGCTCTTATATCTGGTATAGGATAAGCAGGGGGTGTAAGTCTTAGTCACCATCCATAGTTGTATCTATTTGTATCTCTGTAACTTGTGTCAGCACCTGGGAAATATTACTTGTTACAATTTGGTAACATGTAAAGAGTATAATACAAAGCTCTCACCACCAGGTGTCGCTATTGTAACACaatgtatctgatctgtataAACTGTAACTGTAAGGATTTATACTGCTGTGATAAATAAGACGATCTCTATGGATAGATGTGATTTAAGGAAGTTATTGATTTACCCAAATTTGGAGGTACATTTAACTCTTTCGTTAACTGGTTGTACACATGGTGTTATCCATCCTGAGAATTGAtgggtttatttgtttttatggtaTTAACACGTGGGATCAGGCTCTCGGACGATTATTCTCGGTCACTCTCATTGCACATATCGGGGCTCCATATAATGTCGTACAATGTGTGCAGAGTCTTGGTGCCCGGGGGTGAGCAGTCCTGTAGACCTGGTAATGCTGCCCGAGTGATCGATCCATTCACAAGATTTGTTCTGCCATCTGCTGCTCCccgcacacacattatacacctgacagATTATTGTGCTGCTATTGATCCTCTCCCATGTGTGTAACATACAGCTCACACACCTGCCCGATCACCATTCCCGCTCGGTACAATGACGACTGCTCTTCTCTAGAATGTTGGGGAGAATCGCggtaagaaaaaaaactgattatTTAGAATCGGAAAAATGCAGCAAACGTTTTGGAATGGGCGGGAAATTCAAAACCTTCTTGTCTCGTGTTCAGCCAatcaacggaaagggggaggggtcagGAATGTAAATGTGGTTAGAAGAAACGCCCCGGAAGATGTCATCTTTGTTCCAGTTTTCTTTCAGGTCCGCCCATGTGCTATATAAGCCGGACTCGGCCGCACTCGGTATCTTGCAGTCTACTCACTACATAGAGAAGATGTCTGGACGCGGTAAAGGAGGGAAAGGTCTCGGTAAGGGCGGAGCCAAGCGGCACAGGAAGGTGCTCCGGGATAACATCCAGGGCATCACCAAGCCTGCCATCCGCCGTCTAGCTCGCAGGGGAGGTGTGAAGCGCATCTCCGGCCTCATCTATGAAGAGACTCGCGGTGTCCTGAAAGTCTTTCTGGAGAACGTCATCCGTGACGCCGTCACCTACACCGAGCACGCCAAGAGGAAGACCGTCACCGCTATGGACGTGGTGTACGCCCTCAAGCGCCAGGGCCGCACTCTCTACGGCTTCGGAGGTTAATTCTGCTTCTACTCGGCTCCATCACATCAACCCAAAGGCTCTTCTCAGAGCCGCCCACATGTTCTATGGAAAGGCTACAATTCcttgtgatgtcttctctaatgaGTGGTCGTGTGGTCGGTGTTTGTGCTTTGATGGTTGCGGTTTGTATTTTCCCTATTCTCCATTTTATATTTTCTGTGATCGGAGACTGATGTTTACTGTGATGGGGATTATAAAGCACATAATCCAGAGATCCTACATCTCCCACCATGTCCGGGCGGTGCTTATTATCTTGGCCGACGGATCGGCGAAACACCTGACATAATCTGCCCTTAATGTTCGATACTGATCCGTCTGTGGGTATTTCCCGCTTTAACTGTCTGTATATCTACCTGGAGATCTCCCGAGTGTTCTGACTACTGCCCTCATCTTCCTCGGTATTATCACTACTCTCACCATCTACAGTATTCTTCCTCTCCTCCAGATTACATTACTCCCTTCCCCCACCATATAACTATAAACCTCCCTAGAGAGTCCGTGTTTTAGCAGATACAGATCTGATCGTATCCGGTAGACGCAGCGATCTATATCCCACTATCTGGATAGATGAGTCTTCACCCTATAGCACCTCAGGGCGCCCATTAAGTGCACAACCCCCTACAGATGGGCGCCCTGCAGGTCTATTAATAATGGAGCTGTTCACACAGAACTGATGTGATGAGCGGCTGCGGCTTTATTATATTGTAGATACTTGCGGTTCCTCTATATTACTCCTCAGTATAATCAGATAATAGACGAGAGATCCGGGGATATAATCCGCTGTGACCGGAGAGAATCCTAGAGAGAGTGCAGGGTCCTGGTGATCTGCAGTGTTCACACCCTACAATACTGCCCGAGTCATCCGCACAATATTCTAGAGAATTCCATCTGATCGCTATCTGCCCGTCTGCAGCGACAACATCCGGAGACTTTTCTTTCCCGCCTCATTATTCTGGATTTCTCGTAGATGTTATTTATAGGGAATATTCTCTGTTACCGCTGGTAGAATCAGTTTTCATGATAATTCTCTAGATTTTGGGGAATATTCACATTAGAAGCTGGAACACAGCGATAGCGGGAAATTCATACGAGACATCGGCTCTATAGCCCCCGATGATCGGTGATCATTGTCTTTGGGGATTATGAAATTCCCgctctcccctcccccatgtaaTACCACGTGATGTCTCCCTAGGGCGATTATTACTGTATACAACCAGTGACCTCATCCACATTTCATTGATAAATAAGGGTTTAGTAACGTGTTCATTAGAAAACATTATTACTCTGAAATAGAAGATATCTGCAGGACGGCTGTGTCTGAGAGCAATAAACTCCTCTCCACCCAAGGGACGATGTGAAGCCGATCACTGAGGCGGCGCTGGGTGATGCCCGCGGTTAGTGATCGGCGGTCGCTCAGAGATCTGTGTCCATCTGACATTAATCTGATGTGATAAAATAAATCCTCTTATGACATCTCTGCACAACCAACACCTTATGTGTCATGAAGCAGATGTGCAGGATGTTCTTATAAACCACATAACAGcccaataataataacactatcaGACCCGAGATCAGCGGCGCCAGCTCTGTAGGAGACAATGTggtggctcttagaagagcctttggtgTTCGGGATGATCTGGGATAAGCGGTGATCACTTGCTCTTGGCCGCTTTGCTGCTCTCGGTCTTCTTGGGCAGCAGCACGGCCTGGATGTTGGGCAGGACGCCTCCCTGGGCGATGGTCACCCCACCCAGCAGCTTGTTCAgctcctcgtcattgcgcacggccagctgcaggtgacgggggatgaTGCGGGTCTTCTTGTTGTCCCGGGCGGCATTACCGGCCAATTCCAGGATCTCAGCGGTTAAATACTCCAGCACAGCGGCCAGGTAGACCGGAGCACCGGCGCCCACCCTCTCGGCGTAGTTCCCTTTGCGGAGGAGCCTGTGCACACGACCGACAGGGAACTGGAGTCCTGCCCGGGATGAGCGGGTCTTTGCCTTGGCCCGAACCTTCCCTCCTTGCTTTCCTCTTCCAGACATGTCTATTGCTCACTGTACAGACGAGACGGTATGGAGCCCCGCTCTGCGTCACCTATTATACCCGGATGGAGAAGGAAGGAGcctctgtgattggtcagatacaAATCCAATATTCAGCGGCAAATACAGCAGCCAATGGGGAATAAGGAAAGATGAtagtgagaccacgccccctccttccCACCAATAGGGAGCCAGCTCTTTAGTCGCCTAAATTAGAATGTGACAGGAATAAAAGGATCGGCAGATATTGTTCTCATCATTACTGATCTCTGTTCTCTAGGAGAATATTTCACTATCCTGAACCATCATGTCTGATCCCGCCAAGTCTGCACCAGCGCCTAAGAAGGGCTCtaagaaagccgtgaccaagacTCAGAAGAAGGACGGCAAGAAGcggaggaagaccaggaaggaaaGCTATGCCATCTACGTGTACAAGGTGCTCAAGCAGGTCCATCCTGACACCGGCATCTCCTCCAAGGCCATGGGCATCATGAACTCct is drawn from Hyla sarda isolate aHylSar1 chromosome 4, aHylSar1.hap1, whole genome shotgun sequence and contains these coding sequences:
- the LOC130267532 gene encoding histone H2B 1.1-like — encoded protein: MSDPAKSAPAPKKGSKKAVTKTQKKDGKKRRKTRKESYAIYVYKVLKQVHPDTGISSKAMGIMNSFVNDIFERIAGEASRLAHYNKRSTITSREIQTAVRLLLPGELAKHAVSEGTKAVTKYTSAK
- the LOC130267529 gene encoding histone H2A type 1 produces the protein MSGRGKQGGKVRAKAKTRSSRAGLQFPVGRVHRLLRKGNYAERVGAGAPVYLAAVLEYLTAEILELAGNAARDNKKTRIIPRHLQLAVRNDEELNKLLGGVTIAQGGVLPNIQAVLLPKKTESSKAAKSK